ATAAGGCATATGGCCCTCATTTGGACGGACTTGTGGCAACAGTAAGCAGAAGTCAATTTCCTGACTCGGTTGTTCCTGAAAAAGGAAAGCAGATAAGAGTGGCTAATCAGTTGGGCCAGACATTTGTCATGACCATAATTGATGTTACCGACGGATCAGTCACTCTCGATGCTAATCATCCGCTGGCAGGAAAAGATCTGGTTTTTGAGATAGATCTGGTTCAAATCAACTAACTTCAAAATCCGGTACTCAGATTCTCTCTGTGCCGGATTTTTTCCCCTTTCTGAATACACCCATTATTTCATTTGAATTGTCTATTGAGGGGAACCTTCCTGATGCTCTGGAGTTCCGGGGTCATCTCCGAGGTGAAACAGTGATTTT
This portion of the Fibrobacter sp. genome encodes:
- a CDS encoding peptidylprolyl isomerase; translated protein: MSAKIGDTVRVLYTGKLKDKTVFDSSDGEPLEFVIGDGMVIPGFEEAVIGMEVGQHKTIEVSSNKAYGPHLDGLVATVSRSQFPDSVVPEKGKQIRVANQLGQTFVMTIIDVTDGSVTLDANHPLAGKDLVFEIDLVQIN